In a single window of the Littorina saxatilis isolate snail1 linkage group LG3, US_GU_Lsax_2.0, whole genome shotgun sequence genome:
- the LOC138961703 gene encoding probable methyltransferase-like protein 25, giving the protein MENDSEKSRKRLVIERALSESADLLFSYLQFANAHPVDFIINDSWNTLLPEDIQKELISLTKEELCKLPLGETESSSNNCEGQFVNERGTRNHDAMLTDLKGISLDSEPMPDPGKDSLTCKPWKQRTIHDFLTTILQHSIEHQKCLNVSVSNLNSWLLGDDDQQATMAPFVHAFMNEKKMHEVEIMADVCTRIFHKMSGDVVVDLGSGKGYLSTHLSLQCHLPVLGIDSQPHNTSGAKRRADMLGRQWDSLVKFEVRKSQGKEGRSTQKEALELRDSFCDGDSAHQAKEQSGNVSEREQYEKTFVPQSSDYQGHSSLNASSTTCLEVDKKSRTVLDDKAKKLHSGGSIPEKLKLVENQHEKSHPEQTSTDTQSDKSNLAQGVTKSCKNQKKKSNSEPEKNISRTNQNTKSNKDPGMNFSSDNQTYKSSSLQETNVAGKLQKLSTNCVALTTYVSADTKLVDLVRDASDVISPAKPSEDLRLFLTGLHTCGPLASNMLRLFVKDESVQAMCGVGCCYQLMQEQFSDDNGCWQSDQSLQTGSEGCCGDTGGSDQENGDFPMSSAMLQRKMKIGRKALDIASLALPRMTQSDGELQGKTFYPRALLQAFIHHKLGCIPKDMKKLRKLSKQTSDPADYVSRAIRKLNISGCEATEEEVAAFHQQHRHQQDKIAAFFQLRAALGPLVETVVLMDRLLFLLEQDCVEDAFLVRLFDPVTSPRCHALIATKKQL; this is encoded by the exons ATGGAGAACGATAGTGAAAAGTCACGCAAGAGACTAGTGATTGAACGTGCTTTATCTGAATCTGCTGATCTTCTATTCTCTTACCTCCAGTTTGCAAACGCACACCCAGTGGATTTTATCATAAATGACTCATGGAACACTCTCCTGCCTGAAGACATTCAGAAAGAACTGATTTCTTTGACCAAAGAAGAACTTTGCAAGTTACCACttggtgaaactgaaagttcATCCAACAATTGTGAAGGACAGTTTGTGAACGAACGAGGAACGCGCAACCATGATGCCATGTTGACTGATTTGAAAGGAATCTCTCTTGACTCAGAACCCATGCCTGATCCAGGGAAAGACTCCCTGACATGTAAACCATGGAAACAGAGAACAATCCACGACTTTCTCACAACGATCCTTCAACATAGCATTGAACATCAGAAGTGTTTGAATGTATCAGTTTCAAATCTGAATTCCTGGTTGCTTGGGGACGATGATCAGCAAGCGACAATGGCACCTTTTGTGCATGCGTTTATGAATGAAAAAAAGATGCACGAAGTTGAAATCATGGCAGACGTCTGCACACGCATCTTTCACAAGATGTCTGGCGATGTG GTGGTGGACCTGGGCAGTGGAAAAGGTTACCTGAGCACTCACCTGTCTCTTCAGTGTCATCTTCCTGTCCTTGGCATCGACTCTCAGCCACACAACACGTCAGGCGCCAAACGAAGGGCAGACATGCTGGGCCGACAGTGGGACTCGCTAGTGAAGTTTGAAGTCAGAAAGTCGCAAGGAAAAGAAGGCAGAAGTACTCAAAAAGAAGCATTAGAGTTGAGGGATAGCTTTTGTGATGGAGACTCAGCTCACCAGGCAAAAGAGCAAAGTGGCAATGTTTCAGAAAGAGAACAGTATGAAAAGACATTTGTGCCACAAAGTAGTGATTACCAGGGCCACAGTTCTTTAAACGCGTCAAGTACAACTTGTCTGGAAGTAGATAAAAAATCAAGAACAGTTCTTGATGATAAGGCAAAAAAACTTCACTCAGGAGGCAGCATTCCTGAGAAGTTGAAACTGGTTGAAAATCAACATGAAAAATCACACCCAGAACAAACTTCAACTGATACTCAATCTGATAAATCAAATCTAGCGCAAGGGGTGACCAAGTCATGCAAAAatcaaaaaaagaaatcaaattcAGAACCAGAGAAAAACATTTCTCGTACGAATCAAAATACGAAATCAAACAAAGACCCAGGGATGAACTTTTCCAGTGACAATCAAACCTACAAATCCAGCTCACTCCAAGAGACAAACGTTGCCGGAAAATTGCAGAAGCTCTCCACCAATTGTGTTGCTCTTACAACCTATGTTAGTGCAGACACAAAGCTAGTGGACCTTGTACGAGACGCATCTGATGTCATAAGTCCTGCCAAACCGTCCGAAGATCTACGACTGTTCCTCACCGGCCTTCACACCTGCGGCCCTCTTGCTTCCAACATGCTAAGGTTATTTGTGAAGGACGAGTCTGTGCAAGCCATGTGTGGCGTGGGATGTTGCTATCAGCTGATGCAGGAACAGTTCAGTGATGACAACGGATGCTGGCAGAGCGATCAGAGTCTGCAGACGGGTTCTGAAGGATGCTGTGGTG ATACGGGAGGATCTGATCAAGAGAATGGAGACTTTCCTATGAGCTCTGCCATGCTGCAAAGAAAGATGAAGATCGGCCGCAAGGCTCTGGACATTGCCTCCCTTGCCCTTCCCAGGATGACTCAGTCTGATGGGGAG TTGCAAGGGAAGACCTTCTACCCAAGAGCTCTCCTGCAGGCTTTTATTCACCACAAGCTGGGCTGCATCCCCAAAGACATGAAAAAGCTGCGCAAACTGTCCAAGCAAACAAGCGACCCGGCAGACTATGTCAGCAGGGCCATTCGCAAACTGAACATTAGTGGATGTGAG GCAACTGAAGAAGAGGTGGCAGCATTCCATCAGCAACATAGACACCAGCAAGACAAGATTGCTGCCTTCTTCCAGCTGAGGGCCGCTTTGGGGCCTTTGGTGGAGACTGTCGTCTTGATGGACAGGCTGCTTTTCCTACTGGAGCAG